Proteins encoded within one genomic window of Candidatus Methylomirabilota bacterium:
- a CDS encoding Ig-like domain repeat protein → MYNSEVRLMGKVLEGRKKRRQVKSRSVELAALLTLLTFVGILASGVRSASAGTAAIIDNGTVQMGINPAGDLNVPGGTPSGPSSVTTTVGLRYIPTNADALSPGCLCEGWGVANADAATVTFGGAANESTNPFAPGLVVVDALTGVTVTTGKTRAESVGSAYKSVVTAGPGRVRVTHNYHPSASPNLYQIDITIENIGSTSIGDLRYRRVLDWDIEPFVFSEFVEIHLGTAPNLLRATTDGFRSANPLDSPGPFAGAPPTTLTGAVGSTDYSGGPADQGSLFDFSFGMLGPGESITFTLFYGAAGTRADALAAISAVGATSYSLGIPRTSTLTASTGGPNIFIFAFGPKASTRTAITSSTNPSVSGQAVTFTATVTAAGGGTPTGTVQFTIDGVNFGSPVTVTGGTAASGATSSLSAGAHSITATYVGDANFNTSTSTVLSQVVKASTSTAITSSATTSVFGQSVTFTATVTAAGGGTPTGTVQF, encoded by the coding sequence CGCTCGGCTTCCGCGGGGACTGCCGCAATCATCGACAACGGCACCGTGCAGATGGGGATCAACCCTGCTGGAGACCTCAACGTGCCTGGTGGCACACCGTCTGGCCCGTCTTCTGTGACAACCACTGTAGGATTGCGGTACATCCCGACGAACGCCGATGCCCTCTCGCCCGGCTGCCTGTGCGAAGGGTGGGGCGTGGCGAACGCTGACGCGGCGACCGTGACCTTCGGTGGCGCTGCCAACGAATCGACGAACCCCTTCGCGCCCGGCCTGGTCGTGGTGGACGCACTAACCGGCGTCACTGTGACGACCGGCAAAACCAGAGCGGAGTCGGTCGGCAGCGCCTACAAGTCGGTCGTGACGGCTGGCCCCGGTCGGGTGCGGGTGACACACAACTATCATCCCTCGGCATCACCAAATCTGTATCAGATCGACATCACGATAGAGAACATCGGCTCGACCTCGATCGGCGATCTCCGCTACCGGCGCGTGCTGGACTGGGACATCGAGCCATTCGTGTTCAGCGAATTCGTCGAGATCCACCTCGGGACCGCCCCCAACCTGCTGAGGGCCACGACCGACGGGTTCCGATCGGCGAATCCGTTGGACTCCCCGGGTCCGTTCGCTGGCGCGCCTCCAACTACCCTTACGGGGGCAGTCGGATCCACTGACTACTCGGGCGGTCCGGCCGATCAGGGGTCGCTGTTCGACTTCTCGTTCGGCATGCTGGGGCCGGGCGAGTCCATCACGTTCACACTCTTTTACGGGGCCGCCGGAACGCGGGCAGACGCGCTCGCTGCCATCAGTGCGGTGGGGGCCACGAGCTACTCACTTGGCATTCCCAGGACGTCTACTCTCACGGCGTCGACGGGCGGGCCGAATATCTTTATCTTCGCCTTCGGCCCCAAGGCCTCGACCAGGACGGCCATAACGTCGTCCACTAACCCCTCGGTCTCTGGGCAGGCGGTGACGTTCACGGCGACGGTGACGGCGGCTGGCGGAGGCACGCCGACCGGGACGGTGCAGTTCACGATCGACGGTGTCAACTTCGGCAGCCCCGTGACGGTGACCGGCGGGACGGCGGCCAGCGGTGCCACCTCCTCGCTCTCGGCGGGCGCGCATTCGATCACGGCGACATACGTCGGGGACGCGAACTTCAACACAAGCACGTCGACGGTCCTGTCGCAGGTCGTGAAAGCGAGTACATCGACGGCGATCACCTCGTCCGCCACGACCTCGGTCTTCGGCCAGTCCGTTACTTTCACGGCGACGGTGACGGCGGCTGGCGGAGGCACGCCGACCGGGACGGTGCAGTTCA